The Pseudomonas putida nucleotide sequence TCAACCAGGGCTGCAACCGCCAGGAAATCGTGCTGGGCTCGACCGCGCCGTTTTCCCAGCTGCGCATCATGCCGCGGCTGAATCAGCTGGCCAGCACCCTGCCGCAGGTGCAGCTGCGCCTGGCCACGCAGATGTTCACCGGCGACCTGCGCACCCGCAACTGCGACCTCGACGTGCGTTTTGGCGATGGCCAATGGGACGATGGCGAGGCCACCTTGCTGTTCGACGAAGAAGTCTTCCCGGTGTGCTCGCCCGCCTGGCTGGCGCGCAACCCCATGCCCACCAGCCTGGAAGAACTGGCTGTCGCAGGGCTGCTGGATGCAGACTCCACCTCCGAGGGCTGGGTTGCCTGGCCGAGCTGGTTCCGCGAAAAAGGCGGCGCCCCTGGCGCACTGCAATACAACCTGCGCTGCAGCCTGTACACCGATGCCATCAACGCCGCACTGCAGGGTTATGGCATCGCCCTGGGCTGGGGCCGGCTGGTCGAGCACCTGCTGGCCAGCGGCGCGCTGGTGCGCCTGCAGCCCTTCTCGGTGCGCCCAGAGCAGGCCTACTACCTGGTAGCGCCCCATGGCCGGCCGAAAAACCCGCACATGACGGCATTGGTGCAATGGCTGCAAAGTGGCAGTTTTTGAATAACCTGAAGTAATGCAAAGTGGAAAATTAAGCGCATTGACGCTCTAGCGGGGCACTTCGATAATCGCCGCCAGCAGTTTGGTCATTAAAGAATAAGAGTGCCCGAGGTCAACTATGAGCCGCCCGATAATCAAATCCCATCGCGAACTTGTTGAATCACGCCAACCCGGTTTTGGCATGAATGGCGAGTTGTACAGCCGCCAGGATATCTTCGAAACGGATATGGATATCTTCTTCAACAAGCACTGGATCCAGGTTGCCGTTACTGCAGATGTCGATGAGCCGGGCGATGTATTCACCGTGGACATCGGCAAGGCCTCGGTGCTGATCCTGCGCGACGATGACGAGCAGATCCGCGCCTACCGCAACGTGTGCCGCCACCGCGGTGCGCGCCTCAAGGAACCGGGCAAGTCCACCGTCGGCATGCTGGTCTGCCCCTACCACCAGTGGACCTACGACCTGGACGGCAGCCTCAAGCACGCCAGCCACATGGGCAAGGGCTTCGACCCCAAGTGCCGCAGCCTGATCCCGGTGCACTGCAAGGTGATCGGCAGCCATGTGCTGATCTGCCTGGCCGACAACCCGCCGGACGATATCAGCGACCTCGAAGAAGTCATGGGCCCGCGCTTCGCCCCCTTCGACCTGACCAACACCCGCATTGCCTTTGAGCTCGACTACATCGAGAACGGCAACTGGAAGCTGGTGATGGAAAACAACCGCGAGTGCTACCACTGCGCCGGCACCCACCCGGAGCTGATCGTCTCGTACCAGTCCGAAGACCTCGGCGTCAGCCTCGAAGAAATGAGCGAGGAAGCCCGCGCCTCCTACGACGCCTACCAGATCCGCAAGGCCGGCATCGAGGCCAACTGGGCCAGCGACGGCCTGCTGTATGAAACCGTCGAGCATCTGCAGGACAGCTCACCCACCCAGTTCCGCACCCAGCGCATGATCATTGCCGGTAGCGGCGAATCGCAGACCCTCGACACCAAGGTCGCCTGCAGCAAGCTGCTGGGCAACCTGACCCGTCGCGACCTCGGCGATACCCACCTGTGGGGCAACAACGCCTGGGCCCACGTGATGAGCGACCACGCCATGATCAGCTGGATCATCCCGCTATCGCCAGACCGCACCCTGGTGCGCACCAAGTGGTTGGTGCACCGCGACGCCGTGGAGGGGGTCGACTACGATCTGCAGCGCCTGACCGAAGTCTGGGTCGCCACCACCCAGCAGGACGCCGCGCTGGTCGCCATCACCCACAGCGGCACCCAGGACCCGGCCTTCGTCCCCGGTCCCTACTCCACCTTCACCGAACCCTACGTCGACCAGTTTGCCCGCTGGTACACCTCGCGCCTCGCCGCGCACGGAGTGTGAGGCCATGAGCGTGCTGCAGACCATCACCGCGAACATCGCCAGCCTGCGCGCTGACCAGCGCTTCGCCGACACCGACCACTGGGCCGCCCACGGTGCCCAGTGGGCCAGCGGCGAAAGCCAGCGCATCGAGTGCCTGAACGTCGTCAGCGAGACGCACGACGTCAAGACCTTCACCTTCCACAGCCCGAATTACCACGCCCTGGCCTACGAGCCCGGGCAGTTCCTCACCGTGTCGCCGGTGATCGACGGCAGCAGCGTGTCGCGCTGTTACACCTTGTCGTCGACGCCAACCCGGCCGTTCACCTTCTCGATCACGGTCAAGCGGGTGCCGGGCGGCGTGGTATCCAACTGGCTGCACGACAACCTGCAGCCGGGCAGCGCCCTCGCGGCCTCCGGCCCGGCGGGCATCTTCACCCCGGTGGCCGGCCCGGCGCGCAAACTGCTGTACCTGTCGGCCGGCTCCGGCATCACTCCGCTGATGGCCATGACCCGCGCCGCCGCCGACCTGCACGCGGACCTCGACATCGTCTTCGTGCACAGCGCGCGCACCCCCAAGGACATCATCTTCCGCGACGAACTGGCACGCCTTGAGCGCAGCATGCCGCGCCTGCGCACGCTGTTCTTCTGCGAAAGCCTGGGTGACGAGCCGGACTGGGCCGGGCCGCTCGGGCGCCTGTCGCTGGAGGTGCTGCAGCAGCAGATCCCCGACTTCATGGAACGCGCGGTGTTCACCTGCGGGCCCAAAGGCTACATGGATGCGGCCAAAGGCCTGCTAACCGACGCCGGCTTCGACCTGGCGCGCTATCACCAGGAAAGCTTCGACATCAGCGCCGAGGTGCAAGCGGAGCCCGAACCCGCTACTCCCGGCCAGGCCCTGGATACCTTCACCGTGCGCCTGGCCCGTTCCGGCAGGACCTTCACCATGGGCGCCGACCAGACGGTCCTGGCCGCCGCCAAGAAGGCCGGTGCGGTGGTCCCCTCCTCCTGCAGTCAAGGCGTCTGCGGCACCTGCAAGACCGCCGTGCTCGAAGGCAGCGTCGAGATGAACCACAACGGCGGCATCCGCCAGCGCGAGATCGACAAAGGCCTGCGCCTGCTGTGCTGCAGCCGCCCCACTTCAGACCTGGTGATCGACCTCTGAACAGCTAGCACACTGCAACACCAGCAACGCAGCCAGGCGGGCCGCTCGAGCGCCCGCCTGCAACAATAAAAAGGATAGAGCCGATGCGTGCAAAACAAGGCCTTTTCAAAGGCCTCAACCCTACCGTGACGGTAGGGTCCCTCTCGATTGTCGTGGCCTTCGTGGTGCTCTGCGCCGCCCACGGCGACCAGGCCGCGGGGGTGTTCAAGGGCGCCTCCGACGCCATCCTCGACCACCTCAAATGGTTCTACCTGGCGCTGGTCAGCGGCATCCTCGGGGTGCTGGTGTACATCGCCTTCAGCCGCCACGGCACCTTGAAACTCGGCCGCCCCGACGAAAAGCCGGAATTCAGCTTCGCCGCCTGGATCGCCATGCTGTTCAGTGCCGGCATGGGCGTGGGGCTGATCTTCTGGTCGGTTGCCGAACCCGTCCTGCACTATGCCAGCAACCCGTTCACCCCAGGCCTGACCGACCAGGCGGCGTCGATGGCCATGCGCATCACCTTGCTGCACTGGGGCCTGCACCCGTGGGCGATCTTTACCGTGATCGGCCTGGGCCTGGCCTACTTCGCCTACCGCGAAGGCCTGCCGCTGGCGCTGCGCTCGATCCTCTACCCGATCATCGGCAACCGCATCTACGGGCCGATCGGCCATGCCGTCGACATCATCGGTGGCGCGGTGACCGCGTTCGGGGTTTCGCAGTCGCTGGGGCTGGGCGTCGAGCAGATCAACATGGGCATGCACCAGGTGTTCGGCACCCCGGTCAGCCTGTCGTTCAAGCTGAGCATCATCGCCGTGGTCACGGTGATTGCCTCGATCTCGCTGCTGGCCGGGGTGTCCAAGGGCATGAAGCGCCTGTCGACCCTGAACATGTGGATTTCCCTGGGCCTGATGCTGGTGGTGCTGGGCCTGGGCCCGACCAACTACATCATGAACCTGCTGTTCGAATCGGCCGGCGACTACGCGCAGAACATCATCGGCATGAGCTTCTGGACCGATGCCCAGGCCGACAGTGCCTGGCAGAAGAGCTGGACCGCCTTCTACTGGCCGTGGTGGATGACCTGGGGGCCGTTCGTGGGCCTGTTCATCGCGCGTATTTCCCGTGGCCGGACCATTCGCGAACTGGTGTTCGGCGCGCTGTTGGTGCCAACTGTGGTGACCATCCTGTGGATGGCGGTGTTCGGCGGCACTGCGTTGAAGGATGAACAACAGGTGCGCCACGCCTACGAGAAGCTGCCGGTCGCCGAACAGACCGCTGCCGGTGCCTTCCAGGGCGGGCCGATTCTCGAAGCCACGCGCAAGGAAACCACCACGGCGATGTTCACCCTGCTCGACCGCCTCGACGGCCCGACCCTGGGCGCAGTGCTAAGCGTGATCATCTGCTTGCTGCTGGCGGTGCACTTCGTGACCGCAGCCGATGCCGGTACCCAGGTGCTGTGCATGCTCAACTCGCTGGGCAGCATCGACCCGCCCAACTGGATACGCGTGCTGTGGTGCGTGCTGGAAGGCGCGATTGCGGCCAGCCTGGTGATTGCCGGGGGCTTGCTGGCAATCCAGATGGCCAGCATCGTGGTCGGCCTGCCGATTGCCCTCTACATGCTGCT carries:
- a CDS encoding hybrid-cluster NAD(P)-dependent oxidoreductase yields the protein MSVLQTITANIASLRADQRFADTDHWAAHGAQWASGESQRIECLNVVSETHDVKTFTFHSPNYHALAYEPGQFLTVSPVIDGSSVSRCYTLSSTPTRPFTFSITVKRVPGGVVSNWLHDNLQPGSALAASGPAGIFTPVAGPARKLLYLSAGSGITPLMAMTRAAADLHADLDIVFVHSARTPKDIIFRDELARLERSMPRLRTLFFCESLGDEPDWAGPLGRLSLEVLQQQIPDFMERAVFTCGPKGYMDAAKGLLTDAGFDLARYHQESFDISAEVQAEPEPATPGQALDTFTVRLARSGRTFTMGADQTVLAAAKKAGAVVPSSCSQGVCGTCKTAVLEGSVEMNHNGGIRQREIDKGLRLLCCSRPTSDLVIDL
- a CDS encoding BCCT family transporter, whose protein sequence is MRAKQGLFKGLNPTVTVGSLSIVVAFVVLCAAHGDQAAGVFKGASDAILDHLKWFYLALVSGILGVLVYIAFSRHGTLKLGRPDEKPEFSFAAWIAMLFSAGMGVGLIFWSVAEPVLHYASNPFTPGLTDQAASMAMRITLLHWGLHPWAIFTVIGLGLAYFAYREGLPLALRSILYPIIGNRIYGPIGHAVDIIGGAVTAFGVSQSLGLGVEQINMGMHQVFGTPVSLSFKLSIIAVVTVIASISLLAGVSKGMKRLSTLNMWISLGLMLVVLGLGPTNYIMNLLFESAGDYAQNIIGMSFWTDAQADSAWQKSWTAFYWPWWMTWGPFVGLFIARISRGRTIRELVFGALLVPTVVTILWMAVFGGTALKDEQQVRHAYEKLPVAEQTAAGAFQGGPILEATRKETTTAMFTLLDRLDGPTLGAVLSVIICLLLAVHFVTAADAGTQVLCMLNSLGSIDPPNWIRVLWCVLEGAIAASLVIAGGLLAIQMASIVVGLPIALYMLLTGYSLMRSLRSNEQVFAPAIAPEPLASELTTG
- a CDS encoding LysR substrate-binding domain-containing protein; amino-acid sequence: MNNPSGAQKHKGYRRIIPSMTALLQFEAVARLNSFTLAATELGVTQAAVSKQVKVLEENLGALLFHRAHRNISLTDAGDILFASISESLQRVASAFDQINQGCNRQEIVLGSTAPFSQLRIMPRLNQLASTLPQVQLRLATQMFTGDLRTRNCDLDVRFGDGQWDDGEATLLFDEEVFPVCSPAWLARNPMPTSLEELAVAGLLDADSTSEGWVAWPSWFREKGGAPGALQYNLRCSLYTDAINAALQGYGIALGWGRLVEHLLASGALVRLQPFSVRPEQAYYLVAPHGRPKNPHMTALVQWLQSGSF
- a CDS encoding aromatic ring-hydroxylating oxygenase subunit alpha produces the protein MSRPIIKSHRELVESRQPGFGMNGELYSRQDIFETDMDIFFNKHWIQVAVTADVDEPGDVFTVDIGKASVLILRDDDEQIRAYRNVCRHRGARLKEPGKSTVGMLVCPYHQWTYDLDGSLKHASHMGKGFDPKCRSLIPVHCKVIGSHVLICLADNPPDDISDLEEVMGPRFAPFDLTNTRIAFELDYIENGNWKLVMENNRECYHCAGTHPELIVSYQSEDLGVSLEEMSEEARASYDAYQIRKAGIEANWASDGLLYETVEHLQDSSPTQFRTQRMIIAGSGESQTLDTKVACSKLLGNLTRRDLGDTHLWGNNAWAHVMSDHAMISWIIPLSPDRTLVRTKWLVHRDAVEGVDYDLQRLTEVWVATTQQDAALVAITHSGTQDPAFVPGPYSTFTEPYVDQFARWYTSRLAAHGV